One window from the genome of Pseudoalteromonas sp. '520P1 No. 423' encodes:
- a CDS encoding branched-chain amino acid transaminase has translation MSDLIWFNGKMVPAEQATTSVLSHALHYGSSVFEGVRAYDTPKGPAIFRLTDHIQRLYDSAKIYRMEIPYTLEEITQACKDAVKENGLTNAYLRPFAYLGNVGLGLNPKSHLAEVSVAAMEWGAYLGDESLENGVDVCISSWNRLAPNTMPTAAKAGGNYLSSQLISGEAKRNGYVEGIALDTNGNLSEGAGENLFVIKKGILYTPPTTACILPGLTRDTLMTLARERGYEVREESIAREALYLADEFFMTGTAAEVVPVRSVDKIQVGSGKRGPITKELQQAYFDLVKGQSDDKHGWLEYINE, from the coding sequence ATGTCAGATTTAATTTGGTTTAACGGTAAAATGGTTCCAGCTGAACAAGCTACAACAAGTGTATTGAGTCATGCTCTTCACTACGGTAGTTCAGTGTTTGAAGGTGTCAGAGCGTATGATACACCTAAGGGCCCAGCTATTTTTCGTTTAACTGATCATATTCAACGTTTATATGATTCAGCCAAAATTTATCGTATGGAAATTCCTTATACATTGGAAGAAATCACACAAGCTTGTAAAGACGCAGTAAAAGAAAATGGTTTAACAAATGCTTATTTACGCCCTTTTGCTTATTTAGGGAATGTTGGCTTAGGTTTAAATCCAAAATCTCATCTTGCCGAAGTATCTGTAGCGGCAATGGAGTGGGGCGCATATTTGGGTGATGAAAGCCTAGAAAATGGTGTAGATGTATGTATTTCATCTTGGAATCGTTTAGCACCTAATACTATGCCTACTGCAGCAAAAGCAGGTGGTAACTACTTATCTTCTCAGCTGATCTCAGGTGAAGCTAAGCGTAATGGTTATGTTGAAGGCATTGCACTTGATACCAATGGTAATTTAAGTGAAGGTGCGGGCGAAAACTTATTTGTAATTAAGAAAGGCATACTTTACACACCACCTACAACGGCATGTATTTTACCGGGCTTAACGCGTGATACGTTAATGACTTTAGCACGAGAGCGTGGTTATGAAGTACGTGAGGAATCAATCGCTCGTGAAGCATTATATTTAGCTGATGAGTTCTTTATGACAGGTACCGCAGCTGAAGTAGTTCCTGTACGTAGCGTAGACAAAATTCAAGTAGGTAGCGGTAAACGTGGGCCTATCACAAAAGAATTACAACAAGCTTATTTTGACTTAGTAAAAGGTCAATCTGATGACAAGCATGGTTGGTTAGAATATATAAACGAATAA
- the ilvM gene encoding acetolactate synthase 2 small subunit, with the protein MKHQLKVEVKNQSVAVERFLRVVRHRGFSLLQLNLEAVEDKYFVNMTVDSDRPIHLLTLQLAKLIDVHNVELAEQAHQQAI; encoded by the coding sequence ATGAAACATCAATTAAAAGTTGAAGTAAAAAATCAAAGTGTTGCAGTTGAGCGTTTTTTACGTGTTGTACGCCACCGTGGCTTTTCTTTATTACAACTGAACTTAGAAGCTGTTGAAGATAAGTACTTTGTTAATATGACAGTAGATAGTGATCGTCCTATTCATTTACTTACATTGCAACTAGCAAAATTAATTGATGTTCATAATGTAGAGTTAGCAGAACAAGCGCACCAACAAGCAATTTAA
- the ilvG gene encoding acetolactate synthase 2 catalytic subunit, whose translation MTGAELLIELLAKHGVKDVFGYPGGAIMPIYDALYGAPVKHYLTRHEQAAGFSAIGYTRSTGKLGVCFATSGPGATNLVTSIADAMMDSIPLLAITGQVPTAAIGSDAFQEVDVLGVSLAITKHSYMVERAEDLAEILQEAIHVATSGRPGPVLVDIPKDIQLAQVNFKPWLAAEDYQPQVDLNEVAKANELLKEAKMPIAYVGGGVHAADAQEKLMAFLNETNMPAVSTLKALGSVLPDYEYDLGMLGMHGGQAANLAVQECDLLVCIGARFDDRVTGNLSKFASNAKIIHLDIDAAEVGKRKPAEASLIADLHDSLPLLAHPKTNEAWLVHIKEMMVKHAWRYDYPGETVFAPYLLNKLSQTMPSNGVVCCDVGQHQMWVAQHMKFNSPKNHLSSGGAGTMGFGLPAAIGVQVARPDDFVITVSGDGSIMMNIQELATIRRNNLPVKILVIDNQRLGMVRQWQQMFFEERYSETILSDNPDFVALAAVFGIKGQTITKASEVDDAVQALVDSKGPYILHACIDDKDNVWPLVPPGAANDQMVTEVK comes from the coding sequence ATGACAGGCGCAGAGTTATTAATCGAGTTATTAGCCAAACATGGTGTAAAAGACGTATTTGGTTACCCAGGTGGCGCTATTATGCCTATCTACGATGCGCTATATGGTGCACCGGTTAAGCATTATTTAACACGTCATGAGCAAGCAGCTGGTTTTTCTGCTATCGGTTATACCCGAAGCACAGGTAAATTAGGTGTTTGTTTTGCAACATCAGGTCCTGGTGCTACAAACTTAGTGACTTCTATCGCAGATGCTATGATGGATTCAATTCCATTATTGGCTATCACAGGTCAAGTACCAACAGCTGCAATTGGCTCAGATGCCTTCCAAGAAGTTGATGTTTTAGGTGTGTCTTTAGCCATCACTAAGCATAGCTATATGGTTGAACGCGCTGAAGACTTAGCTGAGATCTTACAAGAGGCAATTCACGTTGCTACTTCTGGTCGCCCCGGACCAGTTTTAGTTGATATCCCTAAAGACATCCAATTAGCGCAAGTTAACTTTAAACCTTGGTTAGCCGCTGAAGATTATCAACCTCAAGTTGACTTAAATGAAGTAGCTAAAGCTAACGAATTATTAAAAGAAGCTAAAATGCCAATAGCCTATGTTGGTGGTGGTGTTCATGCTGCTGACGCCCAAGAAAAATTAATGGCATTTTTAAATGAAACCAATATGCCAGCTGTATCTACCTTAAAAGCGTTAGGCTCAGTATTACCTGACTATGAATATGATTTAGGCATGTTAGGTATGCATGGTGGACAAGCTGCTAATTTAGCTGTGCAAGAATGTGACTTGTTAGTATGTATAGGTGCACGTTTTGATGATCGTGTTACAGGTAACTTAAGCAAGTTTGCTTCAAATGCAAAAATCATCCATTTAGATATAGATGCTGCTGAAGTGGGTAAACGTAAACCTGCTGAGGCATCTTTAATTGCAGATTTACATGATTCATTGCCTTTATTAGCGCATCCAAAAACCAATGAAGCTTGGTTAGTACATATAAAAGAAATGATGGTAAAACATGCTTGGCGCTATGATTATCCAGGCGAAACTGTTTTTGCACCTTACTTATTAAATAAATTAAGCCAAACTATGCCTAGCAATGGCGTGGTGTGTTGTGATGTTGGCCAACATCAAATGTGGGTGGCACAACATATGAAATTTAATAGTCCTAAAAACCATTTAAGTAGTGGTGGTGCAGGTACTATGGGCTTTGGTTTACCTGCTGCTATAGGTGTACAAGTTGCTCGCCCAGATGATTTTGTTATCACAGTGTCGGGTGATGGTTCTATCATGATGAATATACAAGAGCTTGCAACGATACGTCGTAATAACTTACCAGTAAAAATACTTGTAATAGATAACCAAAGATTGGGCATGGTAAGACAGTGGCAGCAAATGTTTTTTGAAGAACGCTATAGTGAGACTATCCTTTCTGATAATCCTGATTTTGTGGCTTTAGCTGCCGTGTTTGGCATTAAAGGCCAAACTATCACTAAAGCAAGTGAAGTAGATGATGCAGTTCAAGCATTAGTAGATTCAAAAGGTCCTTATATACTACATGCTTGCATAGATGATAAAGATAATGTTTGGCCGCTTGTTCCACCTGGTGCGGCTAATGATCAAATGGTAACAGAAGTTAAATAA
- a CDS encoding TraB/GumN family protein: MKFLLKLTHIFTLLILISFSTSILASPSLWLVEKEGSPFNKSYIFGTVHVGDASMAKLPNKVISAIKETDEVMVEVDISKFTPFEIQSKTMPFMMLSAGKTLKTELKTKNYQAIDNYFKKKSIDINLFNTMKPWAVMLIITQMEYQNAGYSENNGIDKQVIAFANKNKIKVGQLETLEQQMSIFGKLAPYNDVMVSDTFEQLNDMNTHFESLINSWKNGSLEDLNTYYKEVFTQDEFGKLGEKVMLVDRNQNWLTQLTPRFKSESLFIAVGALHLASEQGLIQQLRNQGFKVTKK; this comes from the coding sequence ATGAAGTTTTTATTAAAACTCACGCATATATTCACATTATTAATTTTAATATCGTTTAGTACTTCAATACTTGCATCACCTTCTCTTTGGTTAGTAGAAAAAGAAGGTTCACCATTTAATAAATCATATATATTTGGCACTGTTCATGTGGGTGATGCCAGCATGGCAAAACTGCCAAATAAAGTAATTTCAGCCATAAAAGAAACTGATGAAGTAATGGTCGAAGTGGATATTTCTAAATTCACACCTTTCGAAATCCAATCTAAAACAATGCCTTTTATGATGCTATCTGCAGGTAAGACATTAAAAACTGAGCTTAAAACCAAAAACTATCAGGCTATTGATAACTATTTCAAAAAGAAATCTATTGATATCAACCTATTTAACACAATGAAACCTTGGGCTGTGATGTTGATTATTACCCAAATGGAATATCAAAATGCAGGTTACAGCGAGAATAATGGTATAGATAAGCAAGTAATCGCTTTTGCTAATAAAAATAAAATCAAAGTAGGACAACTGGAAACCTTAGAGCAGCAAATGTCCATTTTTGGCAAGCTAGCACCGTATAATGATGTTATGGTTTCAGATACTTTTGAACAGTTAAATGATATGAACACTCACTTTGAAAGCTTAATTAATAGCTGGAAAAATGGGTCACTTGAAGACTTAAACACATACTATAAAGAAGTTTTCACTCAAGACGAATTTGGTAAATTAGGCGAAAAAGTAATGTTAGTTGATAGAAACCAAAATTGGTTAACACAATTGACTCCTAGATTTAAAAGTGAATCTTTATTTATCGCAGTTGGCGCATTACATTTAGCCTCTGAACAAGGTTTAATTCAACAGTTAAGAAACCAAGGTTTTAAAGTTACTAAAAAATAA
- the dapA gene encoding 4-hydroxy-tetrahydrodipicolinate synthase, whose product MNQKYNLNDYPLWTALVTPFDAQDNIDFATLENLVADQVAANNGILLLGSTGEGLALTLDEHKSIVEFVCQLQPNVPLMAAVGGSNLKQQQEWVSYCNQLPIDSYLLGSPLYAKPGIVGQTQWFDALLSTANFPCMIYNVPGRSAVEVEPEVIQNLSHHKNLWAMKEASGDISKFESFRTAAPELSIFSGDDALLPYFAQAGARGLVSVAANAWPEQTAEFVRRALLGTCPNLFQTWTKSVNSLFAVANPIPVKVLMQQQGRLPLADLRPPLTHLELTDFSAIKQANSTILSWQ is encoded by the coding sequence ATGAACCAAAAATATAACTTAAATGACTATCCTTTATGGACTGCGCTAGTCACGCCTTTTGATGCTCAAGATAATATTGATTTTGCAACATTAGAAAATTTAGTTGCTGATCAGGTTGCTGCAAATAATGGCATTCTATTATTAGGCAGTACAGGTGAAGGCCTAGCGCTTACTTTAGACGAACATAAATCTATTGTTGAATTTGTATGTCAATTACAACCAAATGTGCCTTTAATGGCCGCAGTCGGTGGCAGTAACTTAAAACAACAACAAGAATGGGTTTCATACTGTAATCAACTGCCAATTGATTCATATTTACTTGGTTCTCCACTTTACGCTAAACCGGGCATTGTAGGACAAACTCAATGGTTTGATGCTTTATTATCGACTGCTAATTTCCCTTGTATGATCTATAACGTACCAGGGCGTAGTGCAGTTGAAGTTGAGCCTGAAGTAATTCAAAACCTATCTCATCATAAAAACTTATGGGCTATGAAAGAAGCCAGTGGTGACATTAGCAAATTTGAAAGTTTTAGAACTGCGGCTCCAGAATTATCTATTTTTAGCGGTGATGACGCCCTACTACCTTATTTCGCTCAAGCTGGCGCTAGAGGGTTAGTATCAGTTGCAGCAAATGCTTGGCCTGAACAAACGGCTGAATTTGTTCGTCGCGCATTGTTAGGTACATGCCCTAACCTTTTTCAAACATGGACTAAATCCGTAAATAGCTTATTTGCTGTGGCAAATCCAATTCCCGTAAAAGTATTAATGCAACAGCAAGGTCGTTTGCCTTTAGCTGATTTAAGACCGCCATTAACACATCTTGAATTAACCGACTTTTCAGCAATAAAACAAGCAAACTCAACAATTTTATCTTGGCAATAA
- a CDS encoding 2,3,4,5-tetrahydropyridine-2,6-dicarboxylate N-succinyltransferase encodes MNWLELLNNLENGTVRAATQDENGQWHANVQVKKGILEAFKNGSNIEFPGGFVDKDNLAPRGFSAQDNVRMVPGGSSVRRGAHVASGTIIMPPAYVNIGAYVGAGTMVDSNVLVGSCAQIGENVHLSAAVQIGGVLEPIGASPVVVEDDAFIGAGCVLVEGVVIKKGAVLAPGVRLSATIPVYDCVNERVLDKGEAIPENAIVIPGSRPSSSEWGKAQGLSMSCALIVKYRDEQSDASLELEDILR; translated from the coding sequence ATGAACTGGTTAGAACTTTTAAATAATTTAGAAAACGGCACGGTACGCGCGGCAACTCAAGACGAAAATGGTCAATGGCATGCTAATGTTCAAGTTAAAAAAGGCATTTTAGAAGCTTTTAAAAATGGCTCTAACATTGAATTTCCAGGTGGCTTTGTAGATAAAGATAACTTAGCACCACGTGGTTTTTCAGCGCAAGATAATGTACGTATGGTTCCTGGTGGTTCAAGTGTACGCCGTGGTGCTCATGTTGCATCAGGTACTATCATCATGCCACCAGCCTATGTAAATATTGGTGCTTATGTTGGCGCGGGCACTATGGTTGATAGTAACGTACTTGTTGGTTCATGTGCACAAATAGGCGAAAACGTACATTTAAGTGCAGCTGTGCAAATTGGTGGTGTATTAGAGCCGATTGGTGCAAGCCCAGTTGTTGTTGAAGACGATGCATTTATTGGTGCTGGTTGTGTTTTAGTTGAGGGTGTTGTAATCAAAAAAGGTGCTGTATTAGCACCAGGTGTTCGTCTTTCAGCAACAATCCCTGTTTATGACTGTGTGAATGAACGTGTATTAGATAAAGGCGAAGCCATTCCTGAAAATGCAATTGTAATTCCAGGTTCTCGCCCATCTTCTAGCGAATGGGGTAAAGCACAAGGTTTAAGCATGTCATGTGCATTAATCGTGAAATACCGCGATGAGCAAAGCGACGCATCTTTAGAGTTAGAAGATATTTTAAGATAA
- a CDS encoding PLP-dependent decarboxylase — MSFLSTQVRQHIDTISKNEPYPFFTYDLDGLAEHLQNLTSSISDSGIKLWYAVKANPLSSIIKTINKSGFNFDVASSGELKQVLKQGIDPNRVLNTGPAKSKRQINEFINLGVRTFVAESLNQVAWLNEEATAQEVELNILLRVQLRWPEGEKNPLGGDSLTPFGLGCEQWQALNIADYAQLNFTGLHIFQWGNMLSTEKLADLWSQMVAPLQQLATDLGFKLKTLDLGGGLGIPYTEKDQQLHWPELIEALSLIKKNAAVEQLWMELGRYAVGEYGYYANPVVEQKQNYGVDQLIMAGGINHILRPAVTYQDFPALLLRKSNAPSKSFNVHGPLCTALDSLGEHTFASDINENDWLVFNQCGAYGFTESMPYFLCHELAAEYVIENNQTHCIRPAQPAQSYLY; from the coding sequence ATGAGTTTTTTGAGCACGCAAGTTCGCCAACATATCGATACCATAAGTAAAAATGAGCCTTACCCATTTTTTACTTATGATTTAGATGGTTTAGCTGAACATTTACAAAACCTAACCTCATCGATCAGTGATTCAGGTATAAAGTTATGGTATGCAGTTAAAGCTAACCCGCTTTCTTCCATCATTAAAACGATAAATAAATCTGGTTTTAATTTTGATGTTGCAAGCAGTGGCGAATTAAAACAAGTACTCAAACAAGGTATAGATCCTAATCGTGTTCTTAATACTGGCCCAGCCAAAAGCAAACGCCAAATTAATGAGTTTATTAATTTAGGCGTACGCACATTTGTTGCTGAGAGCCTTAACCAAGTAGCTTGGTTGAATGAAGAAGCTACAGCACAAGAAGTTGAGCTAAACATATTACTAAGAGTGCAGCTACGCTGGCCTGAAGGTGAAAAAAATCCATTAGGTGGCGATAGCTTAACGCCATTTGGTTTAGGGTGTGAGCAATGGCAAGCACTTAATATTGCTGATTACGCACAGCTGAACTTTACTGGTTTACATATTTTTCAGTGGGGCAATATGCTCAGCACTGAAAAATTAGCTGATTTATGGTCACAGATGGTTGCACCTTTACAGCAATTAGCCACAGATTTAGGTTTTAAATTAAAAACGCTCGATTTAGGCGGTGGTTTAGGTATTCCTTATACTGAAAAAGATCAACAATTACATTGGCCTGAATTAATCGAAGCGCTGAGCCTTATCAAAAAAAATGCAGCCGTTGAACAACTTTGGATGGAGCTAGGTCGTTATGCTGTGGGTGAATACGGTTATTACGCCAACCCTGTGGTCGAGCAAAAGCAAAACTACGGTGTAGACCAACTCATTATGGCTGGCGGTATTAACCACATTTTACGTCCAGCAGTGACATATCAAGATTTCCCGGCATTATTATTAAGGAAATCTAATGCGCCTAGTAAATCATTTAATGTGCATGGACCCTTATGTACTGCACTAGATAGCTTAGGTGAACATACTTTCGCAAGTGATATAAATGAAAATGACTGGCTGGTATTCAATCAATGTGGTGCTTACGGTTTTACTGAAAGCATGCCTTATTTTTTATGCCATGAACTTGCTGCAGAATATGTGATTGAAAATAATCAAACTCACTGTATTCGCCCAGCTCAACCCGCTCAAAGCTATTTGTATTAA
- a CDS encoding succinylglutamate desuccinylase/aspartoacylase family protein has protein sequence MTAHVTNQITQEDIQVGEIANGLRLTIPVYRIKGNGTGPKVYIQANMHGAEVQGNAVIYQLLEQLKDMHLTSDITLVPYANPIGCNQKSGEFTLGRFDPITGTNWNRMYQDNSHLVNEFANKHLGSDIETIKSEFRQALISEVDKILDGPAYAITTGKRIALNLQKLAHQADIVLDLHTGPISSKHLYCPEYAKSSASYFDIPHVLMIPNDFDGAMDEANFCPWWNLTETLATLGKYFPVAVEAFTVELGSQELIDLKEAKHDANSILSYLTYKEAFTDSEHRPKSMSRYVCELKDYIAFYAPMGGMIEYLAPLGSHIKAGDPIANILCMERYLSEQPLQSISFDQDAITILHFASASVNQGTELYKFFTNYQKLT, from the coding sequence ATGACAGCACACGTAACAAACCAAATCACACAAGAAGATATTCAAGTTGGCGAAATTGCTAACGGTTTACGATTAACGATCCCTGTTTATCGTATAAAAGGCAATGGCACTGGTCCCAAAGTATATATTCAAGCAAATATGCATGGTGCGGAAGTACAAGGTAATGCCGTAATTTATCAGTTACTTGAGCAGTTAAAAGACATGCATTTAACTTCTGATATCACGTTAGTGCCCTATGCAAACCCAATCGGTTGTAATCAAAAATCAGGTGAATTCACTTTAGGTCGCTTTGATCCTATCACAGGCACCAATTGGAATCGCATGTACCAAGATAATAGTCATTTGGTAAACGAGTTTGCAAATAAACACTTAGGTAGTGATATCGAAACTATTAAAAGCGAATTTAGACAAGCACTGATATCTGAAGTAGATAAAATATTAGATGGTCCTGCTTATGCCATTACTACAGGTAAACGCATTGCATTAAACTTACAAAAATTAGCGCATCAAGCTGATATCGTACTTGATTTACATACAGGGCCAATCTCAAGTAAGCATTTATATTGTCCTGAATATGCAAAATCTAGTGCAAGCTATTTTGATATTCCACATGTACTTATGATCCCTAATGATTTTGATGGTGCAATGGATGAAGCAAACTTTTGCCCTTGGTGGAACCTAACAGAAACACTTGCAACTTTAGGGAAATATTTCCCGGTTGCAGTGGAAGCCTTTACTGTTGAACTGGGCTCTCAAGAGCTAATTGATCTGAAAGAAGCGAAACACGATGCTAATAGTATTTTAAGTTATTTAACTTACAAAGAAGCATTTACAGACTCAGAGCACCGACCTAAATCCATGTCACGATATGTATGTGAATTAAAAGATTACATTGCATTTTATGCGCCTATGGGTGGCATGATTGAATATTTAGCTCCGCTTGGCAGCCATATAAAGGCCGGTGATCCAATTGCCAATATATTGTGCATGGAAAGATACTTATCAGAACAACCATTACAGTCGATTAGCTTTGATCAAGATGCCATTACGATTTTGCACTTTGCATCTGCAAGCGTAAATCAAGGTACTGAACTTTATAAATTTTTTACCAATTACCAAAAGCTCACCTAG
- a CDS encoding phospholipase A, with amino-acid sequence MDLFTKFISVSLLSVSFVNVAEQEVEPQKEQHAQVKQCVLNELLSGDDSQTIADLKNKCKELAEEKQITAIDKRVSRELVSQSNPNVITPHKRNYILPVTYMNSPNNIPIIDSEGLEENEEVLDNFEAKFQLSLKVPVFDNFSDDDQAVYFAFTMQSYWQVYNSEISAPFRETNYQPEIYWANILDKENTLWGDEMVVFLGAEHQSNGKSTALSRSWNRIYANLIWEQSGFVFSFKPWYRLPEDKKEDPTHPEGDDNPDIHKYMGYYELSGAYRYKEHEFGFMSRNNLSNDNRGALQLDWSFPLWGRLRGYAQYFNGYGESLIDYNASVERFGVGILLSDLL; translated from the coding sequence ATGGATTTGTTTACTAAATTTATTAGCGTGTCATTACTGAGCGTCAGCTTTGTCAATGTTGCAGAGCAAGAGGTTGAGCCACAAAAAGAACAACATGCTCAAGTAAAACAATGTGTTTTAAATGAATTATTATCTGGCGATGACTCACAAACTATCGCTGATTTAAAAAATAAATGTAAAGAGCTCGCTGAAGAAAAACAAATTACTGCAATTGATAAACGCGTTTCAAGGGAGTTAGTATCTCAGAGTAATCCTAATGTGATCACACCACATAAACGTAATTATATACTGCCAGTCACGTATATGAATAGTCCTAACAATATTCCAATTATTGACTCTGAAGGACTAGAAGAAAATGAAGAAGTACTCGATAACTTTGAAGCTAAGTTCCAATTATCATTAAAAGTACCTGTCTTTGATAATTTTTCTGATGACGATCAAGCTGTATATTTTGCTTTTACAATGCAATCATATTGGCAAGTATATAATTCCGAAATTTCAGCGCCATTTAGAGAAACTAACTACCAACCAGAAATCTATTGGGCTAATATTCTCGATAAAGAAAATACCCTTTGGGGTGATGAAATGGTAGTGTTTTTAGGTGCTGAACATCAATCTAATGGTAAAAGTACTGCGCTTTCACGTTCTTGGAATCGAATTTATGCTAATTTAATTTGGGAGCAAAGTGGTTTCGTTTTCAGCTTTAAACCTTGGTACAGATTACCTGAAGATAAAAAAGAAGATCCTACTCACCCAGAAGGTGATGATAATCCAGATATTCATAAGTACATGGGGTATTACGAGTTATCAGGGGCTTATCGTTATAAAGAACACGAATTTGGCTTTATGAGCCGTAATAACTTAAGTAATGATAACCGTGGTGCATTACAGCTAGATTGGTCATTTCCACTTTGGGGTCGATTACGTGGGTACGCGCAATACTTTAATGGTTATGGTGAGAGCTTAATAGATTACAATGCCTCAGTAGAACGTTTTGGGGTTGGTATATTATTAAGTGACTTATTATAA
- a CDS encoding DUF2913 family protein, translated as MNDYKQSITNMSWCGLVSLAIAQENGECGFNAMHENRFLSKWLDVAYKQKRFSKTIAVDLEHLIRIAKSKGQFAKLKELLIELYQQP; from the coding sequence GTGAACGACTATAAACAGTCTATAACGAATATGTCTTGGTGTGGTTTGGTGTCTTTGGCGATTGCGCAAGAAAATGGCGAGTGTGGTTTTAATGCTATGCATGAAAATCGATTTTTAAGTAAATGGTTAGATGTTGCTTATAAACAAAAAAGATTTTCGAAAACGATTGCTGTTGATTTAGAGCATTTGATTAGAATTGCAAAAAGTAAAGGGCAATTTGCTAAGCTTAAAGAGTTGTTAATTGAATTGTATCAGCAGCCATAA